The genomic region AAATCAAAAACAGAAAAACTTGGATTGAAGAAATTGCTGAATTTTTAGAAGTTCCATTGGAAGAGGACTCGAAAAAAATTGTTGTTGACAATGATTTGGTCAATGGTACTTTCGAAGTTATTGAGATTGAAAAAGGCCTTTTTGTACGATACTCTGACTTTACCTTAAAAAAAGAACTATACTTCAAAGAATTAGGCGCATCAGAAAAGCAGGATATGATCCTTGATTTTACTTTTCAAGGTTACCCTGATGGGACCATCATTACTGAATATCCAGACAACACTGTATCTGATGAAAAACACATTTTAATCTACTCGGGGAATTCTACGATTGTAGCTCGTTTTCCTATTAATCGACATTCTACCTTTATCTCTATTTTAATGTCGTATGAATGGCTAAATAAAAACTTTACTGATTTCTTTAATAAATACCCCAATATAGATGTGGGTTTGGAGACCGATAGAGTATTTCTCAAAAAGATGAAGTATGGATATGCCTTTGAATTTACATTAGAGCAGTTAATGTCTAGGTCATATTCTGAAGAATTAAGAAGCCCAGTATATAAAGGTGTCGTTCTCATGATTGTTGCTGAAGTGATGATGAGAATTCATGACGATAAGAAAAATAAATTCTTATTTGATTCTGATACGCAATACGAATTAGACAACTTAGAATCCTATATCAAACTGAACTTAGACTCAGATATAACTATAGATCAGCTGTGTAAAAAAATAGGCTACTCAAAAACGAAACTTCATAATATGTTTAAGAGCTATTTCAATTATTCAGTGTATGATTATATCAAACAACTTCGACTATCTAAAGCAAAATCATTATTACTTACTACTGACCTAAATGTATCTGAAGTTGCAAATAAAGTGGGCTATACCTCAGTACCACATTTCACGAATTTGTTCAAAAAAGAGGTTGGTTTAACTCCGAATCAATATAGAAAAGGAGACGATCGCAATATAAACTCGTAATTTTTATCTGTTTCTACTATCTGTTCGTTGTTGTAACAAAGAAAATTTTAAATATTAAAATTGATGTATGGTAATGAAATGCTCTATTTTTTTAGTTTAGTGACAATCATTACCGTTTTAACCTTGAAATTCAGTCGT from Flammeovirga agarivorans harbors:
- a CDS encoding helix-turn-helix domain-containing protein yields the protein MLIEIKNRKTWIEEIAEFLEVPLEEDSKKIVVDNDLVNGTFEVIEIEKGLFVRYSDFTLKKELYFKELGASEKQDMILDFTFQGYPDGTIITEYPDNTVSDEKHILIYSGNSTIVARFPINRHSTFISILMSYEWLNKNFTDFFNKYPNIDVGLETDRVFLKKMKYGYAFEFTLEQLMSRSYSEELRSPVYKGVVLMIVAEVMMRIHDDKKNKFLFDSDTQYELDNLESYIKLNLDSDITIDQLCKKIGYSKTKLHNMFKSYFNYSVYDYIKQLRLSKAKSLLLTTDLNVSEVANKVGYTSVPHFTNLFKKEVGLTPNQYRKGDDRNINS